The following coding sequences are from one Xiphophorus couchianus chromosome 7, X_couchianus-1.0, whole genome shotgun sequence window:
- the slain1a gene encoding SLAIN motif-containing protein 1a: MEAEVLNPQRMADVNGNTKIANAELEVLKLQELVRKLEKQNEQLRSRANAVNNCSVGPHLQTSLSCLHGATACLSDSFSCKYDASSPTRPCFSAPRAEEPFAYFQPSSASPGAAVEDSSAAGASTVLDEVDVLDLNAVLPIGEPDSWLYVNPRAKPPSESMLSPLQWCRQVLDHPGPEVELAKMTLCHRLDQAKRWRGVSSVRPYSCIEGLSTLSCPVLPYAKPAALTETPASVPSPVQPVVEPAPPPRASCSLNDRAPTFLSNSSLHNFGRRHAAITPQSSLESDIGVSELEEDSISMSYKLQDMTDVEVMARLQEESLRQDYASTSTSATAGRRSSSFSLHSLRRCELDLEEEEEEDEGYDQLPPPQPRLFRTGSMQRGSMSHSHTFSSFRDCRRTSAGPQFSLSGLSQLSGPSSLITDTHAAYRSGTDKLRRSMPNLIRAPSMPSVPSIPCLASPVNPPSNGPSSLPPMASLRSSQSFDSSSGLLRLQSSIPSPGQLTQRVQSIGNFSSTPRQQLKATAYVSPTVQQGPTSTSLSTSASLSCILSGTALPQPLKASGSLLPHALKIGVNQSAAPRSSLPRPASLVGASGLPRASKIMQPTRSLLAPPKSLAALSALRDGSWKDGCY; this comes from the exons ATGGAAGCAGAGGTGCTGAACCCCCAGAGGATGGCGGACGTCAACGGCAACACTAAAATCGCCAACGCGGAGCTGGAGGTGCTGAAGCTCCAGGAGCTGGTCCGAAAATTGGAGAAGCAGAATGAACAATTGCGGAGCAGAGCGAACGCTGTAAACAATTGCTCCGTCGGCCCTCATCTCCAGACCTCGTTGTCGTGTCTGCACGGGGCCACGGCGTGTCTGAGTGACAGTTTCTCCTGTAAATATGACGCTTCGAGTCCGACTCGCCCGTGTTTCTCAGCGCCACGGGCGGAGGAGCCGTTCGCGTATTTTCAGCCGAGCTCCGCGTCTCCTGGTGCCGCCGTGGAGGACAGCAGCGCCGCCGGTGCCTCAACCGTGTTGGACGAGGTCGATGTTTTGGACCTGAACGCCGTGCTCCCCATCGGAGAGCCCGATAGCTG GCTGTATGTGAATCCCAGAGCCAAGCCACCTAGTGAAAGCATGCTCAGCCCTCTCCAGTGGTGCAGGCAGGTCCTGGACCACCCTGGGCCGGAGGTGGAGCTGGCCAAGATGACGCTCTGTCACAGACTGGACCAAG CAAAGAGGTGGCGAGGAGTGTCCTCTGTCCGTCCATACAGCTGCATAGAGGGACTGTCCACCCTCAGCTGCCCCGTCCTGCCTTACGCTAAACCTGCTGCACTAACGGAGACCCCAG CCTCAGTGCCATCGCCAGTCCAGCCCGTTGTCGAGCCGGCTCCCCCTCCCAGGGCCAGCTGCAGCCTCAACGACAGAGCGCCCACCTTCCTGTCAAACTCATCTCTCCACA ATTTCGGTCGCCGCCACGCAGCCATCACACCCCAGTCTTCACTGGAGAGTGACATAGGTGTGTCAGAGCTGGAGGAGGACTCCATCTCCATGAGCTACAAACTGCAGGACATGACAGACGTGGAGGTCATGGCACGACTCCAAGAGGAGA GCCTTCGCCAGGACTACGCCTCTACCTCTACCTCAGCCACAGCCGGCCGTCGCAGCTCCAGTTTCTCCTTGCACTCCCTGAGGCGCTGTGAGTTGgacctggaggaggaggaggaggaggacgaaggCTATGACCAGCTGCCGCCTCCCCAGCCTCGACTCTTTCGCACAGGCTCTATGCAGCGGGGCAGCATGTCCCACTCTCACACCTTCTCCAGCTTCAGAGACTGCAGGCGCACCTCGGCCGGCCCTCAGTTTTCACTCAGCGGACTCTCTCAGCTGTCCGGACCCTCCAGCCTgatcacagacacacacgcagcCTACAGGAGCGGCACAG ACAAGCTACGGAGAAGCATGCCCAACTTGATCCGAGCTCCCAGCATGCCCAGTGTTCCCAGTATTCCGTGCCTGGCCTCCCCTGTCAACCCACCCTCCAATGGCCCCTCCTCTTTACCACCAATGGCCTCCCTCCGGAGCAGCCAGAGCTTTGACTCGTCCAGTGGGCTCCTCCGACTCCAGTCCTCCA TCCCTTCCCCGGGCCAGCTCACCCAGCGAGTCCAGAGCATTGGAAACTTCTCCAGCACTCCACGACAGCAGCTGAAAGCCACAGCCTATGTCAGTCCCACGGTGCAGCAGGGTCCCACCTCCACCTCCCTGTCCACCTCCGCCAGTTTGAGCTGCATCCTGAGTGGCACGGCACTTCCTCAGCCCCTGAAAGCCAGCGGAAGTTTGCTACCGCACGCCCTGAAGATCGGCGTCAACCAGTCGGCCGCCCCGCGCAGCTCGCTTCCTCGTCCGGCTTCCTTAGTGGGGGCGAGCGGACTTCCACGTGCGAGTAAAATCATGCAGCCCACACGCAG TTTGCTCGCTCCTCCAAAGAGCCTGGCTGCTCTGAGCGCCCTGAGGGACGGCAGCTGGAAAGACGGCTGCTACTGA